One region of Acidovorax sp. T1 genomic DNA includes:
- the uvrA gene encoding excinuclease ABC subunit UvrA: MTQGLIRIRGARQHNLKNLDLDIRTGELTVVTGPSGSGKSSLVFDTLYAEGQRRYVETFSAYARQFLDRMDKPAVDKVEGVPPAIAIDQTNPVRSSRSTVGTMTELNDHLKLLFARAGQLFDRQTAQPVRHDTPETIYAELQQRSAAAGDPRLVLTFPVELPANTSAEQVEQWLSASGFTKVQAEREVATPTGSRKVLDVVADRFRLGNAEKARVIEAIEVALKRGTGRLNVYVIPLAVQTEPVEGRDSVSTSSTRTESGTLTHELWRFSTGLHCPDSDLRYSDPIPSAFSFNSAVGACDSCRGFGRVIGVDYGLVIPNDKLTLRAGAIKTIQTPAWKEAQDDLMRHAETAGIPRDTPWNKLTDEHKKWVIHGSPNWNGKWNQQWYGIQRFFEYLESKAYKMHIRVLLSKYRSYTPCPTCAGARLKTESLLWRIGRKEDADAVLEPGKRFMPEGVQWSREQLEALPGLCLHDLMLLPIDRLRQFFDRMQLPVGDDAKGGDAQALKLLHEEITTRLRYLCDVGIDYLTLDRQSRTLSGGEVQRINLTTALGTSLVNTLFVLDEPSIGLHPRDMHRITEAMLRLRDAGNTLVVVEHDPAVMLAADRMIDMGPGPGRLGGQIVFDGTTADLRNADTLTGAYLGGRKHVGFGFKRMVTESTPRLILEGAREHNLQNVSVEFPLQRLVTVTGVSGSGKSSLIQDVLAPALLRHFGKATDAPGAHDRMLGADHLSDVVFVDQSPIGKTARSNPVSYVGAWDSIRELFAVAPLSKQRSYTASKFSFNSGDGRCPTCGGSGFEHVEMQFLSDVYLRCPDCDGKRYRPEILEITIERPSTSSGRTVSMNVADVLALTVAEAADLFAGDREVIRALQPIVDVGLEYVALGQPVPTLSGGEAQRLKLAGFLAEAARSASKSRQAVARKGTLFLFDEPTTGLHFDDISKLMRALRKLIDAGHSLIVIEHNLDVIRASDWLIDLGPEGGDAGGRIVAEGTPEDVRAHATSHTGQALRDYELTLGVGGHSVHEKAAALRKRELLAHAGKALEAKNVIEIVNAKEHNLKNLSVDIPRGKFNVVTGVSGSGKSTLAFDILFNEGQRRYLESLNAYARSIVQPAGRPEVDAVYGIPPTVAIEQRLSRGGRKSTVGTTTEVWHFLRLLYVKLGTQHCTKDGAAVQPQTPESIAAQLLTQFRGQHIGLLAPLVMNRKGVYTELADWARPRGYTHLRVDGNFLPTTNFPRIDRFKEHTIELPVASLDVSPENEAVLRQALADALTHGKGVVHVLSDLTDLRAAMAGGAPTAGIGQLQAFSTKRACPVCATSYAELDPRLFSYNSKHGWCPDCVGTGVKLTKDQRKVFDDSVQDDKEKGREQTFAEPEVEDLADTACPSCSGTRLNATARAVKFAGVGITDIAALSVTDVRRWIETLRGADGMPQRMTQRESDIARDLVPEIQSRLEFLEEVGLGYLTLDRGAPTLSGGEAQRIRLAAQLGSNLQGVCYVLDEPTIGLHARDNQILLNALHKLGDKGNTLVVVEHDEDTIRRADHIIDIGPSAGKRGGHLVAQGSVADITGAADSQTGRYLLHAMKHPLQLRRSMAPGEVSAEATAAFAQAEAAAPTGRQSAAVKKRAAQAAALAADALTEAKERAAMRWLTVHGAQLHNLQNVTATVPLHRLVAVTGVSGSGKSTLARDVLLANVQAWVQQRATRAGRDAMDAGKAPPLVGCTGLSGFESIDRVLEVDQTPIGKTPRSCPATYIGFWDTIRKLFAETLEAKARGYAAGRFSFNTGEGRCPSCEGAGVRTIEMSFLPDVKVPCETCHGARFNPETLAVTWRGKSIGDVLQMEVDEAVDFFATMPSIAHPLQLLKDVGLGYLTLGQPSPTLSGGEAQRIKLVTELTKVRDEVGRRGQKAPHTLYVLDEPTVGLHMADVDKLIRVLHRLVDGGHSVVVIEHDLDVIAEADWILDLGPEGGNAGGRIVAAATPEDVVAAGTHTGKALAHVLAR; this comes from the coding sequence ATGACCCAGGGACTGATCCGTATCCGCGGCGCACGCCAGCACAACCTCAAGAACCTGGATCTGGACATCCGCACCGGTGAGCTCACGGTGGTCACGGGCCCCAGCGGCTCGGGCAAGTCCAGCCTGGTGTTCGACACGCTGTATGCCGAAGGCCAGCGCCGGTATGTGGAAACTTTCAGCGCCTACGCGCGCCAGTTCCTCGACCGCATGGACAAGCCCGCCGTGGACAAGGTCGAGGGTGTGCCCCCGGCCATTGCCATTGACCAGACCAATCCCGTGCGCTCCAGCCGCTCCACCGTGGGCACGATGACGGAGTTGAACGACCACCTCAAGCTGCTGTTCGCGCGTGCGGGCCAGTTGTTTGACAGGCAGACGGCGCAGCCCGTGCGGCACGACACGCCCGAGACCATTTATGCGGAGCTGCAGCAGCGCAGCGCCGCAGCAGGAGATCCGCGCCTCGTCCTGACATTCCCCGTGGAGTTGCCTGCGAACACCAGCGCTGAGCAGGTCGAGCAATGGCTGTCCGCCAGCGGCTTCACCAAGGTGCAGGCCGAGCGCGAAGTGGCCACGCCTACCGGTTCCCGAAAAGTTCTGGATGTGGTGGCCGACCGCTTTCGCCTGGGCAACGCTGAGAAAGCGCGGGTGATCGAGGCGATCGAAGTGGCACTGAAGCGCGGCACGGGGCGCTTGAATGTCTATGTCATCCCCCTGGCCGTTCAGACTGAGCCTGTCGAAGGCCGGGACAGCGTTTCGACAAGCTCAACGCGAACGGAATCTGGAACACTAACGCACGAACTGTGGCGCTTCTCGACAGGCCTGCATTGCCCCGATAGCGACCTGCGCTACAGCGACCCCATTCCGTCGGCCTTCTCGTTCAACTCCGCCGTGGGCGCCTGCGACAGCTGCCGGGGCTTTGGCCGCGTGATTGGCGTGGACTACGGCCTGGTCATCCCCAACGACAAGCTCACGCTGCGCGCCGGTGCCATCAAGACCATCCAGACCCCCGCGTGGAAAGAAGCGCAGGACGACCTCATGCGCCACGCCGAGACCGCCGGCATTCCGCGCGACACGCCCTGGAACAAGCTGACCGACGAGCACAAGAAGTGGGTCATCCACGGCTCGCCGAACTGGAATGGCAAGTGGAACCAGCAGTGGTACGGCATCCAACGCTTCTTTGAGTACCTGGAGAGCAAGGCCTACAAGATGCACATCCGCGTGCTCTTGTCCAAATACCGCAGCTACACGCCGTGCCCCACCTGCGCCGGTGCACGCCTCAAGACCGAAAGCCTGCTCTGGCGCATCGGCCGCAAGGAAGATGCCGATGCGGTGCTGGAGCCGGGCAAACGCTTCATGCCCGAGGGGGTGCAATGGTCGCGCGAACAGCTCGAAGCGCTGCCCGGCCTGTGCCTGCACGACCTGATGCTGCTGCCCATCGACCGCCTGCGCCAGTTCTTTGACCGCATGCAGCTACCGGTGGGCGACGACGCCAAGGGCGGCGACGCGCAAGCGCTCAAGCTGCTGCACGAAGAAATCACCACCCGCCTCAGATACCTGTGCGACGTGGGCATTGACTACCTCACGCTCGACCGGCAAAGCCGCACCCTGAGCGGCGGCGAGGTGCAGCGCATCAACCTCACCACCGCCTTGGGCACCAGCCTGGTCAACACGCTGTTCGTGCTGGACGAGCCCAGCATCGGCCTGCACCCGCGCGACATGCACCGCATCACCGAAGCCATGCTGCGCCTGCGCGATGCGGGCAACACGCTGGTGGTGGTGGAGCACGACCCGGCTGTGATGCTCGCGGCCGACCGCATGATCGACATGGGCCCCGGCCCGGGCCGCCTGGGCGGGCAGATCGTGTTTGACGGCACCACGGCCGACCTGCGCAATGCCGACACGCTCACCGGCGCCTACCTGGGCGGCCGCAAGCATGTGGGCTTTGGCTTCAAGCGCATGGTGACGGAATCCACGCCGCGCCTCATCCTCGAAGGCGCGCGCGAGCACAACCTGCAGAACGTGTCGGTCGAATTCCCCCTGCAGCGGCTGGTCACCGTCACCGGCGTCAGCGGCTCGGGCAAGTCCAGCCTGATCCAGGACGTGCTGGCCCCCGCGCTGCTGCGCCACTTCGGCAAGGCCACCGATGCGCCGGGCGCGCACGACCGCATGCTGGGCGCCGACCATCTGTCAGACGTGGTGTTCGTGGACCAGTCGCCCATCGGCAAGACCGCGCGTTCCAACCCCGTGAGCTACGTGGGCGCGTGGGACAGCATCCGCGAACTCTTTGCCGTGGCGCCGCTGTCCAAACAGCGCAGCTACACCGCCAGCAAGTTCAGCTTCAACAGCGGCGACGGGCGCTGCCCCACCTGCGGCGGTTCGGGCTTCGAACATGTGGAGATGCAGTTCTTGAGCGACGTGTACCTGCGCTGCCCCGATTGCGATGGCAAGCGCTACCGGCCCGAGATTCTGGAAATCACCATCGAGCGCCCTTCGACAAGCTCAGGACGAACGGTGAGCATGAACGTGGCCGACGTGCTGGCCCTCACGGTGGCTGAGGCGGCCGACCTGTTTGCGGGCGACCGCGAAGTGATCCGCGCGCTGCAGCCCATCGTGGATGTGGGGCTCGAATACGTGGCGCTGGGCCAGCCCGTGCCCACGCTCAGCGGGGGCGAGGCGCAGCGGCTCAAACTGGCGGGCTTTCTGGCCGAGGCGGCGCGCAGCGCGTCCAAATCGCGCCAGGCCGTGGCGCGCAAGGGCACGCTGTTCCTGTTCGACGAGCCCACCACGGGTCTGCACTTTGACGATATCTCCAAGCTCATGCGCGCGCTGCGCAAGCTCATCGACGCAGGGCACTCGCTCATCGTCATCGAGCACAACCTGGACGTGATCCGCGCGAGCGACTGGCTCATCGACCTGGGCCCCGAAGGCGGCGATGCAGGTGGCCGCATCGTGGCCGAGGGCACGCCCGAGGACGTGCGGGCGCACGCCACCTCGCACACCGGGCAGGCGCTGCGCGACTACGAGCTGACCTTGGGTGTAGGCGGGCATTCGGTGCACGAAAAGGCAGCGGCGCTACGAAAAAGAGAGCTGCTTGCGCATGCTGGTAAAGCGCTAGAGGCCAAAAACGTCATTGAAATCGTCAACGCCAAGGAGCACAACCTCAAGAACCTGAGCGTGGACATTCCGCGTGGCAAGTTCAATGTGGTGACGGGCGTGAGCGGCTCGGGCAAGTCCACGCTGGCTTTCGACATCCTGTTCAACGAAGGCCAACGCCGCTACCTCGAATCGCTCAACGCCTACGCCCGCAGCATCGTGCAGCCCGCAGGGCGGCCCGAGGTGGATGCGGTCTACGGCATCCCGCCCACCGTGGCCATTGAGCAGCGCCTGTCGCGCGGCGGCCGCAAGTCCACCGTGGGCACGACCACCGAGGTGTGGCACTTTTTGCGCCTGCTGTACGTCAAGCTCGGCACCCAGCACTGCACGAAGGACGGCGCCGCCGTGCAGCCGCAGACGCCCGAGAGCATCGCGGCGCAATTGCTCACACAGTTCCGCGGCCAGCACATCGGCCTGCTCGCGCCGCTGGTGATGAACCGCAAGGGCGTTTACACCGAACTGGCTGACTGGGCCCGCCCGCGTGGCTACACCCACCTGCGCGTGGACGGCAACTTCTTGCCCACCACCAATTTCCCGCGCATCGACCGCTTCAAGGAGCACACCATCGAGCTGCCCGTGGCCAGCCTCGATGTCTCGCCCGAGAACGAAGCCGTACTGCGCCAGGCGCTGGCCGACGCGCTCACGCACGGCAAGGGCGTGGTGCATGTGCTGAGCGACCTCACCGACCTGCGCGCCGCGATGGCGGGCGGCGCACCCACCGCAGGCATCGGCCAGCTGCAGGCCTTTTCGACCAAGCGCGCCTGCCCCGTGTGCGCCACCAGCTATGCCGAGCTGGACCCGCGCCTGTTCTCGTACAACAGCAAACACGGCTGGTGCCCCGACTGCGTGGGCACGGGCGTCAAGCTCACCAAGGACCAGCGCAAGGTGTTTGACGACTCGGTGCAGGACGACAAGGAAAAAGGCCGCGAGCAGACCTTTGCCGAGCCCGAGGTGGAAGACCTGGCTGATACCGCCTGCCCCAGTTGCAGCGGTACACGCCTGAACGCCACGGCCCGCGCCGTGAAGTTTGCAGGAGTCGGCATCACCGACATCGCCGCGCTGTCGGTGACCGACGTACGCCGCTGGATCGAGACCCTGCGCGGAGCGGACGGCATGCCCCAGCGCATGACTCAACGTGAAAGCGACATTGCCCGCGACCTCGTGCCCGAGATCCAGAGCCGCCTCGAATTTTTGGAAGAAGTCGGCCTGGGCTACCTCACGCTCGACCGGGGCGCGCCCACGCTCAGTGGGGGTGAGGCGCAGCGCATTCGTCTGGCCGCGCAGCTGGGCAGCAACCTGCAGGGCGTGTGCTACGTGCTCGACGAGCCCACCATCGGCCTGCATGCGCGCGACAACCAGATCCTGCTCAACGCCCTGCACAAGCTGGGCGACAAGGGCAACACGCTGGTGGTGGTGGAGCACGACGAAGACACCATCCGCCGCGCCGACCACATCATCGACATTGGCCCCAGCGCCGGCAAACGCGGCGGGCATTTGGTGGCGCAGGGCAGCGTGGCCGACATCACGGGCGCGGCCGACTCGCAAACCGGCCGCTACCTGCTGCACGCCATGAAGCACCCGCTGCAGCTGCGCCGCAGCATGGCGCCCGGCGAGGTCAGTGCCGAAGCCACGGCGGCTTTTGCCCAGGCCGAGGCGGCAGCGCCCACCGGTCGGCAGAGTGCTGCCGTCAAGAAGCGCGCCGCACAGGCCGCAGCGCTGGCGGCCGACGCGCTGACCGAGGCCAAGGAACGCGCCGCCATGCGCTGGCTCACTGTGCACGGCGCGCAGTTGCACAACCTGCAGAACGTGACGGCCACCGTGCCGCTGCACCGCTTGGTGGCGGTGACGGGCGTGAGCGGCTCGGGCAAGTCCACGCTGGCGCGCGACGTGCTGCTGGCCAACGTGCAGGCCTGGGTGCAACAGCGCGCTACCCGCGCCGGGCGCGATGCCATGGACGCGGGCAAGGCGCCGCCGCTGGTGGGTTGCACGGGCCTGTCGGGCTTTGAGAGCATCGACCGCGTGCTCGAAGTGGACCAGACGCCCATCGGCAAAACACCGCGTTCATGTCCCGCCACCTACATCGGCTTCTGGGACACCATCCGCAAGCTGTTTGCCGAAACACTGGAGGCCAAGGCACGCGGCTATGCGGCCGGTCGATTCAGTTTCAACACCGGCGAAGGCCGCTGCCCCAGTTGCGAAGGCGCGGGCGTGCGCACCATCGAAATGAGCTTTTTGCCCGACGTGAAGGTGCCGTGCGAAACCTGCCACGGCGCGCGCTTCAACCCCGAGACGCTGGCCGTGACCTGGCGCGGCAAGAGCATTGGCGATGTGCTGCAGATGGAGGTGGACGAGGCCGTGGACTTCTTTGCCACCATGCCCAGCATTGCGCACCCGCTGCAGCTCCTGAAGGACGTGGGCCTGGGCTACCTCACGCTGGGCCAGCCGTCGCCCACGCTCAGTGGTGGCGAGGCGCAGCGCATCAAGCTCGTGACCGAGCTGACCAAGGTGCGCGACGAGGTCGGCCGCAGGGGCCAGAAGGCGCCGCACACGCTGTATGTGCTGGACGAACCCACCGTGGGCCTGCACATGGCTGATGTGGACAAGCTCATCCGCGTGCTGCACCGCCTGGTCGATGGCGGGCACAGCGTGGTCGTGATCGAGCACGACCTGGATGTGATCGCCGAGGCCGACTGGATTCTGGACCTGGGGCCGGAGGGCGGCAACGCAGGCGGGCGCATCGTTGCCGCAGCGACGCCCGAGGATGTGGTGGCGGCGGGCACGCACACGGGCAAGGCGCTGGCGCACGTGCTGGCGCGCTGA
- a CDS encoding Bug family tripartite tricarboxylate transporter substrate binding protein codes for MQRRHIIQWGAAALATASLGTASAQSFPAKPVKLVIAFPAGGPTDISMRVLADNASKILGQPVIVENKPGAGGTLPAQTLQTAQPDGYTLAQIPLGVFRLPYTTKINWDPVKDISYVINVTGYAFGIVVPADSPLKTWTHFVAWAKANPGKLSYGSTGTMTSPHLTTELIAQKLGIELLHVPYKGSADLMQSILGGNIMAAADSTGFAPQVEAGKLRVLNTWGAERLAKFPEAPTLKELGLDIVQNSPFGIGAPKGTQPAVVKRLHDAFKQAMEQESYKTALARYDMLPMYMGTAAYQKFAQDTFTREKALIEKLGLAKGQ; via the coding sequence ATGCAACGTCGACACATCATCCAGTGGGGCGCAGCCGCTCTCGCCACCGCCTCCCTGGGCACTGCCAGCGCCCAGAGTTTTCCTGCCAAACCGGTCAAGCTGGTGATTGCCTTCCCTGCAGGCGGCCCCACCGACATCTCCATGCGCGTTCTGGCCGACAACGCCAGCAAGATTCTGGGTCAGCCGGTGATCGTCGAGAACAAGCCCGGCGCTGGCGGAACGTTGCCCGCACAGACGCTGCAGACGGCCCAGCCCGACGGCTACACGCTGGCCCAGATCCCGCTGGGCGTGTTCCGCCTGCCCTACACCACCAAGATCAACTGGGACCCGGTCAAGGACATCAGCTATGTGATCAATGTCACCGGCTATGCCTTCGGCATCGTGGTGCCGGCCGATTCGCCGCTCAAGACCTGGACGCATTTCGTCGCCTGGGCCAAGGCCAACCCGGGCAAGCTCAGCTACGGCTCCACCGGCACCATGACCAGCCCGCACCTGACCACCGAGCTGATCGCGCAAAAGCTCGGCATCGAACTGCTGCATGTGCCCTACAAGGGCAGCGCCGACCTCATGCAGTCCATCCTGGGCGGCAACATCATGGCGGCGGCCGACTCCACGGGCTTTGCTCCCCAGGTCGAGGCCGGCAAGCTGCGCGTGCTCAACACCTGGGGCGCCGAGCGTCTGGCCAAGTTCCCTGAAGCGCCCACGCTCAAGGAACTGGGCCTGGACATCGTGCAGAACTCGCCGTTCGGTATCGGCGCACCCAAGGGCACGCAGCCCGCGGTGGTGAAGCGCCTTCACGATGCTTTCAAGCAGGCCATGGAGCAAGAGAGCTACAAGACAGCGCTGGCACGCTACGACATGTTGCCCATGTACATGGGCACCGCGGCCTACCAGAAGTTTGCGCAGGACACCTTCACGCGCGAAAAGGCGCTGATCGAGAAGCTGGGGCTGGCGAAGGGGCAGTAA
- the ppk2 gene encoding polyphosphate kinase 2, whose product MTLPSSLHDHDDLMRRIASDLVDSYDEEIELELEDRNIDELEGRHITDRAERQAYFKELFRLQGELVKLQDWVQHTRKKVVILFEGRDAAGKGGVIKRITQRLNPRVVRVAALPAPNDRERTQWYFQRYAAHLPAAGEMVLFDRSWYNRAGVERVMGFCTDDEYEEFFRTVPEFEKMLVRSGITLIKYWFSITDDEQHLRFLGRIHDPLKQWKLSPMDLESRVRWEAYTKAKETMLERTHILEAPWWVVQAVDKKKARLNCIAHLLGQLPYHEVPHAPVELPARVRNPEYLRQPVPPEMYVPQRY is encoded by the coding sequence ATGACGCTGCCCAGTTCACTGCATGACCATGACGACCTGATGCGACGCATCGCCAGCGACCTGGTGGACAGCTATGACGAAGAGATCGAACTCGAGCTCGAAGACCGCAACATCGACGAGCTGGAGGGCCGCCACATCACCGACCGGGCGGAGCGCCAGGCTTATTTCAAGGAGCTGTTTCGCCTGCAGGGCGAGCTGGTCAAGCTGCAGGATTGGGTGCAGCATACGCGCAAGAAAGTGGTGATCCTGTTCGAGGGGCGCGATGCAGCCGGCAAAGGTGGCGTCATCAAGCGCATCACCCAGCGCCTGAACCCGCGCGTGGTGCGCGTGGCCGCGCTGCCCGCACCCAACGACCGCGAGCGCACGCAGTGGTACTTTCAGCGTTACGCCGCGCACCTGCCCGCTGCCGGCGAGATGGTGCTGTTCGACCGCAGCTGGTACAACCGCGCGGGCGTCGAGCGCGTGATGGGCTTTTGCACCGACGACGAGTACGAAGAGTTCTTTCGCACCGTGCCCGAGTTCGAGAAGATGCTGGTGCGCTCGGGCATCACGCTCATCAAATACTGGTTCTCCATCACCGACGACGAGCAGCACCTGCGCTTTCTGGGCCGTATCCACGACCCGCTCAAGCAGTGGAAGCTCAGCCCCATGGATCTGGAAAGCCGTGTGCGCTGGGAGGCGTATACCAAGGCCAAGGAAACCATGCTGGAGCGCACCCATATCCTCGAAGCCCCATGGTGGGTGGTGCAGGCGGTGGACAAGAAAAAGGCGCGCCTGAACTGCATTGCGCACCTGTTGGGCCAACTGCCTTACCACGAGGTGCCGCACGCCCCGGTGGAGTTACCAGCGCGGGTACGCAACCCGGAATACCTGCGCCAGCCCGTGCCTCCCGAAATGTATGTGCCGCAGCGGTACTGA
- a CDS encoding HAD-IIB family hydrolase, whose amino-acid sequence MTAPVPAFLRPLSEWPAPAPGQLLGVLTDIDDTLTTDGAITPDALQALAALKASGLQVIPITGRPVGWSEPFAAAWPVDAIVAENGAVALLPADENNGQIGIKPLSNKRQQLSKIYQQDPATRAANYTRMQQVLAQIEREVPGARRATDSPGRETDIAIDHSEFTHLPQDAIDHAVRILRSAGMNATVSSIHINGWFGAHNKLEGARWIVRELFGRDLDAEIDRWVYVGDSTNDQLMFEHFPHSVGVANIARFVPQLTHLPRYVTQGERGAGFAEVARAVLATL is encoded by the coding sequence ATGACGGCGCCCGTGCCGGCATTCCTGCGCCCCCTGAGCGAGTGGCCGGCACCGGCGCCGGGCCAGCTGCTGGGCGTGCTCACCGACATCGACGACACCCTGACCACCGACGGCGCCATCACCCCCGATGCGCTGCAGGCACTGGCGGCGCTGAAGGCCAGCGGCCTGCAGGTGATTCCCATCACCGGCCGGCCGGTGGGCTGGAGTGAGCCGTTTGCCGCTGCCTGGCCCGTGGATGCCATCGTGGCAGAGAACGGCGCGGTGGCACTGCTGCCCGCAGATGAAAATAATGGTCAAATCGGCATCAAGCCCTTATCCAATAAGCGCCAGCAGCTATCAAAAATATACCAACAGGACCCCGCCACGCGTGCCGCCAATTACACCCGCATGCAGCAGGTTCTGGCCCAGATTGAGCGCGAGGTGCCCGGTGCCCGCCGCGCCACCGATTCGCCGGGCCGCGAGACCGACATCGCCATCGACCACAGCGAATTCACCCATCTGCCGCAAGACGCCATCGACCACGCCGTGCGCATCCTGCGCAGTGCGGGCATGAACGCCACGGTGAGCAGCATTCACATCAACGGCTGGTTTGGGGCGCACAACAAACTTGAGGGCGCACGCTGGATCGTGCGCGAACTGTTCGGGCGCGACCTCGATGCCGAGATCGACCGCTGGGTGTATGTGGGCGACTCGACCAACGACCAGCTCATGTTTGAGCACTTCCCCCACAGCGTGGGCGTGGCCAACATTGCGCGTTTCGTGCCCCAGCTCACGCACCTGCCGCGTTATGTGACACAGGGCGAGCGCGGCGCGGGCTTTGCGGAGGTCGCGCGCGCGGTGCTGGCGACACTTTGA
- a CDS encoding peptide chain release factor 3 has product MSYASETRRRRTFAIISHPDAGKTTLTEKLLLFSGAIQIAGAVKGRKASRHATSDWMEIEKQRGISVASSVMQMLYREHVINLLDTPGHKDFSEDTYRVLTAVDSALMVIDAANGVEAQTRRLIEVCRQRDTPIITFVNKMDREVRDPLDILDEVERELGMPCCPITWPVGQGKSFGGIINLRTQTMTVFTPGSDRGPKDFEVVPLAEADRLRARFGQPFDDALESMELAVGASAAWNHADFLAGKLTPVFFGSGVNNFGVMEVLDAVVDMSPPPGPRVSTLQVNKQPVVKTIQPEDEGFAGVVFKVQANMDANHRDRIAFVRVASGKYTPGMKLKVQRTGKELRPTSVVTFMSQRREAVEEAYAGDIIGFTTHGGVQLGDTITDGANLQFTGLPFFAPELFMTVILKNPLRTKQLQQGLAQLGEEGAIQVFRPDVGGPMLLGAVGQLQFEVVQHRLKAEYDADVRLEGCQYTGARWISADSPADLRAFTDAYPMRLSHDAANALAYLCTSPYDVRLAQERFPKIHFHPLREHAGLALDSNH; this is encoded by the coding sequence GTGTCCTACGCCTCAGAAACCCGGCGCCGCCGCACCTTTGCCATCATTTCCCACCCCGACGCCGGTAAAACGACGCTGACGGAAAAGCTGCTGCTGTTCTCGGGCGCGATCCAGATCGCCGGCGCCGTCAAGGGCCGCAAGGCCAGCCGCCACGCCACCTCGGACTGGATGGAAATCGAAAAGCAGCGCGGCATTTCGGTGGCCAGCTCGGTCATGCAGATGCTGTACCGCGAGCACGTCATCAACCTGCTCGACACGCCCGGCCACAAAGACTTTTCGGAAGACACCTACCGCGTGCTCACCGCCGTCGATTCGGCCCTGATGGTGATCGACGCGGCCAACGGCGTGGAAGCGCAGACCCGCCGCCTGATCGAGGTCTGCCGCCAGCGCGACACGCCCATCATCACCTTCGTCAACAAGATGGACCGCGAGGTGCGCGACCCGCTGGACATCCTCGACGAGGTCGAGCGCGAGCTGGGCATGCCCTGCTGCCCCATCACCTGGCCCGTGGGCCAGGGCAAAAGCTTTGGCGGCATCATCAATCTGCGCACGCAGACCATGACGGTGTTCACCCCCGGCAGCGATCGCGGCCCGAAAGACTTTGAAGTGGTGCCGCTGGCCGAGGCCGACCGGCTGCGCGCGCGTTTTGGCCAGCCGTTTGACGATGCGCTGGAGAGCATGGAGCTGGCCGTGGGCGCCTCGGCGGCCTGGAACCACGCCGACTTTCTGGCTGGCAAACTCACGCCCGTGTTCTTCGGCTCGGGCGTGAACAACTTCGGTGTGATGGAAGTGCTCGATGCCGTGGTGGACATGTCGCCCCCGCCGGGCCCGCGCGTGAGCACGCTGCAGGTGAACAAGCAGCCCGTGGTCAAGACCATCCAGCCCGAGGACGAAGGCTTTGCCGGCGTGGTGTTCAAGGTGCAGGCCAACATGGACGCCAACCACCGCGACCGCATCGCCTTTGTGCGCGTGGCCTCGGGCAAATACACACCGGGCATGAAGCTCAAGGTGCAGCGCACTGGCAAGGAGCTGCGCCCCACCAGCGTGGTCACGTTCATGAGCCAGCGCCGCGAGGCGGTGGAAGAAGCCTACGCGGGCGACATCATCGGTTTCACCACGCACGGCGGCGTGCAGCTGGGCGACACCATCACCGACGGCGCCAACCTGCAGTTCACCGGCCTGCCCTTCTTCGCGCCCGAGCTGTTCATGACGGTGATCCTGAAGAACCCGCTGCGCACCAAGCAGCTGCAGCAGGGCCTGGCCCAGCTGGGCGAGGAAGGCGCCATCCAGGTCTTCCGGCCCGACGTGGGCGGCCCCATGCTGCTGGGCGCCGTGGGCCAGCTGCAGTTTGAAGTGGTGCAGCACCGCCTGAAGGCAGAATACGACGCCGATGTGCGCCTGGAAGGCTGCCAGTACACGGGCGCGCGCTGGATCAGCGCCGACAGCCCGGCCGACCTGCGCGCCTTTACCGACGCCTACCCCATGCGCCTGTCGCACGACGCGGCCAATGCGCTGGCCTACCTGTGCACCAGCCCCTATGACGTGCGGCTGGCGCAGGAGCGGTTTCCGAAAATCCACTTTCATCCGCTGCGCGAGCATGCGGGCCTGGCGCTGGACAGCAACCACTGA